In the genome of Methanococcoides burtonii DSM 6242, the window GTTTGATCCTTTTGTTTGATTTTGCAGCGATGACATAATCCACTTTTTGATTATCCAACTCAGAAGTCACATCTAAATTGAAAAATTCTCGATCCATAAAAACGGTGCCAATCTTAACCCCAATTTTACCAACTCTTTCAATCAATGATTCTATAAGGATAGAATGATTTTTGCATAATCCATTTATGTCAATTACATCCAGAGTAAGTTTATTCTTCCCAATGATGTCTAAAGTACAAAACGAACGACCCCATGAAGTTCCATTTTTTGGTTTTATACCTCTCACTCCTGCACTATTTTTGTCGCCATAATATGGAATATCATGAAAATCAATCGCAATGTCTTGAACTGTATTTTCAAATTTCATCATTTTTAAAATCTCAAAACTCATATTCCTGAATTTATGAAGAATATCTTCCACATTATTGTACATGATATATTCGAAAATGGTATAATCGGATGGTATTTTTTTGAGTAGAGCTTTTAAATATTAAATCATTACTTACCGATTCAAGAGAGTTAGTAGAGGATGTTGCGACATATAGCATGACTGTGGCAACATCTTGGCAATCAAATATTACATTTGATGGCAAGGTCATTATATCATTTTTACTAAACAATTCTTATGACACGGCTAGTAAGTTGGCAGTGTTTCCAAAATTCATGGAGTTGTTTTTTGTTATCGCATAGAACAATTCCATGTTTTTAGAAAAAGTGTTTTTGATAAAATCATTGTAATTGGATAGCATAAGCTTTGCAGTTTTTAAAAAAGAGCAGTTAATCGGAACTAAGGTCATTCGGAACTACTGTCATGACAGAAATACTTTTATCATTAAATGAAGGCATCAAAAACCTTTCTCAATTGCGTGAAATTACTGGTAGTACATCCCAGGCATTAATTCCAAAAATCAGGAAATTAGAATGTTATAAGTTTGTAGAATCAAAGAAAAATGGTTACTGCTTTACTCAGATAGGAAAGATTGTAGCATCCAACATTGAAGCTTCTTTTCTGATGATGGGAGTCATCAACAAACACAAATTTTTTTGGACAGACCATTGTCTTGAAACGTTTCCAACTTCGCTGTTAAATGAGATCGGATGTCTTTACTATTCCAAGGTTATCCATGATACAAAAACAGATATTTTTAGCCTATACAAAACTAATCTTCAAATAATACAAGAAGCTGATTACGTGTTTGGTATATTGTCGATTGTGACTGAAGACTACGTAGAATATGTATCACAAAAAGTATGTAAGGGGACGAATATTGATCTTATTGTTACTTCGCATGTTGCTGAAAGAATAAAGCAATATCCTTACGCGGAGAAAATTAATTCACTGAAAAATTACGATAATTTCCAATTGAACGTAATTAATAAAAATATCGATATCGATATCGGACTAATCGTGACTAATAAATGTTTATCCTTGTGTCTGCACAAAAAAGAAAGAGGTATTTATGATATCACAAATGGATTGTTAAGTTTTGATCAAATGGCAATTGACTGGGGGCAGAGGCTATTTGAATACTACAAGAATCAGGCATACAATAAGCTGATTTGAGCACAGTTTGTGCTAAAAATATATTTACTTTTTGTTAAACAATGTTAGCTGCGGTGATGAAATTTTAGATAGCAAGCACGCTTTTTGTTCAATATGAATTCATTTAACAAAAAAACATTTAGCATCAAGAGAAATATCTGCAATAGATGAAATTCCAGTATATTCCCTAACTGAAAACAACGAAATGGAATACCAAGCTAGCTTATACACAGGAGATATCTTAGTATTTTACAAATTACCAAATTATGGTTAAAAATAAATAAATTTATAATCTTCGTTAAGAGCAAAATCAGTTAAATCATCCATGACTATTAATTTATTTAACTGTCATTTATATTTTAGTAAAAAGTTGTTATGGATGAGTAACTAGAAGTATAATTAAATACGAAACTATAAAAGCCACGATGATTTTTGTTAAATTTCCCATGTACGTCCCTTTTAGATTCTTTCCAATAGTATCTTACTTCGACCTATATATGGATATTATAAGTTATTGGTATTTAAAAATAATTGACAACATTCCTTAGAAGACTGCAAGTAATTTTTAAATTATATAATACCAACATATATTTAATCATGTCTGCTGCCAAACAAGGCAATAGGACCCGTCTTCGTCACATGTGAGGTAGAGGTTGTTATAATATTCCAGTAGAGTTACACCATAGCCGTCAATAAATATATTCCATACTCGAAATTTCCTCTGCCATACATGTCTGATCGAGTGCCTGAGCTATACTCGTACGATCCTTCTTCCCTATTGTTGGAAAGGTGTTCAGTCATCATTGTTTTTATATTAATATCATCATACCATAATTTAGTAGAAATTGGACAAACTGTTGCAATACCAGCTTCAACCCATTCTTTTATGTTTACTATGGATTGTGCACAATCATATGTGTATTCCGATTGTTCTTTTTCATCCAAAACTGGAGCAAATAAAGAGATACTAATTGGATCATCAATAACTAATTTATATAAGTATAATGATGAACGACATATATCTTTATTTGGCATTGGTATTTAAGTAGAGTTTATATAGTATCAGGGCCTATGTTTGTGCATGAACTGTCCCAGGTGCAAGAGCTCAAGTCATAAAAAGAACGGTAAAATCGATGGACGCCAACGCTACAAATGCCATGATTGTGGGTATAGCTATTCAGTAGAGATTAAATCAACTGCTAGTCCCATGTCTGTTAAACGGCAGGCTTTACAGCTCTATCTCGAAGGATTAGGATTTCGCTCAATTGGACGTTTATTAGGAGTTAGCCACGTTTCTGTCCAAAAATGGATAAAGAAGTTTGGTCGTGAATTAGAGGATATAAAGAGCGAAAATGAAATATCGATCGTTGAATTAGATGAAATGCACACTTACATCGGGAACAAAAAAAATATTGTTGGATCTGGATTGCTGTTGATAGAGATGGAAAAAGGTTCATCGACTGCTCTTTTGGTAGCAGGGGGAAGGAAACAGGACTAAAGCTCTGGAAAAAGTTAAAGGGGAAGGAGATTGGAGAAGTGATGACTGATCACTGGAGGGCATATGCAGAGTTTCTTCCAGAGAAAATTCATACTCAATCCAAAGCTGAAACATATACTGTTGAAGGATATAACAGCATATTCAGGCACTTTCTGGCAAGATTGAGAAGAAAGTCAAAGTGTTATACTAAGAGTCTTGAAATGCTGAAGTACTCTGTTCTTCTTTTGATGAAGTACAGAAATAAAGAGCTAGCTATGTTTAGTTAACAATGCCCTTTTTTTATATTCCTCAGGAACATTCTTTATAAATTCCCCACTTGACAACACTTTTTTATTTGTTGCAAATAAAACATACCCTTTCTCTTTGCCATACATTGCCACAATATTGAAAGTAGGCCCTCTCTTCCGAAAGAGATATTCAAGAACATTAGAGCATTTCCCATACTTCTTTTCGTGTTCTTCAAGTATCCGTTTGATTCTTTTGTTTGATTTTGCAGCGATGACATAATCCACTTTTTGATTATCCAACTCTAAGATCACATCTAAATTGAAAAATTCTCGATCCATAAAAACGGTGCCAATCTTAACACCAATTTTACCAACTCTTTCAATCAATGATTCTATAAGGATAGAATAATTTTTGCATAATCCATTTATGTCAATTACATCCAGAGTAAGTTTATTCTTCCCAATGATGTCTAAAGTACAAAACGAACGACCCCATGAAGTTCCATTTTTTGGTTTTATACC includes:
- a CDS encoding helix-turn-helix transcriptional regulator, giving the protein MTEILLSLNEGIKNLSQLREITGSTSQALIPKIRKLECYKFVESKKNGYCFTQIGKIVASNIEASFLMMGVINKHKFFWTDHCLETFPTSLLNEIGCLYYSKVIHDTKTDIFSLYKTNLQIIQEADYVFGILSIVTEDYVEYVSQKVCKGTNIDLIVTSHVAERIKQYPYAEKINSLKNYDNFQLNVINKNIDIDIGLIVTNKCLSLCLHKKERGIYDITNGLLSFDQMAIDWGQRLFEYYKNQAYNKLI
- a CDS encoding IS1 family transposase (programmed frameshift), yielding MNCPRCKSSSHKKNGKIDGRQRYKCHDCGYSYSVEIKSTASPMSVKRQALQLYLEGLGFRSIGRLLGVSHVSVQKWIKKFGRELEDIKSENEISIVELDEMHTYIGNKKYCWIWIAVDRDGKRFIDCSFGSRGKETGLKLWKKLKGKEIGEVMTDHWRAYAEFLPEKIHTQSKAETYTVEGYNSIFRHFLARLRRKSKCYTKSLEMLKYSVLLLMKYRNKELAMFS